A single Augochlora pura isolate Apur16 chromosome 2, APUR_v2.2.1, whole genome shotgun sequence DNA region contains:
- the LOC144478338 gene encoding uncharacterized protein LOC144478338, whose translation MNRYAGCCLLVLISCILATEPRPPDGGSLSRRRRYVVFPEGSTFSIALCMTMHTLTPDDIFTEGVNWGISYDLPNESKPILEPFLQLRKDQMKPANKYGNYGSYGNNQPDKNAVSYPGWSSYDKHHFKPGKRKYYKPDYYYLQRRHRRDLYSKLETIMNAMNFDGRACVLRALCEASQRLVPKGNTLVEEMIRISFSFPLKRLFTSEPEEHHTYGSAHKAGHEGQDCAGMFAGCSFSLIDMALGKYDAARTREPRFPPGYATATGAVRSSGEWTRYNMK comes from the exons ATGAATCGGTACGCAGGTTGCTGCCTCCTCGTTTTAATATCGTGCATCCTCGCGACCGAGCCGCGACCACCCGATGGCGGATCGCTGTCGCGTAGACGGCGCTACGTCGTCTTTCCGGAGGGCTCGACTTTCTCC ATCGCGTTGTGCATGACCATGCATACTTTGACCCCGGACGATATTTTCACGGAGGGAGTGAACTGGGGTATCTCGTACGATTTGCCAAACGAGAGTAAGCCGATACTTGAGCCCTTTTTGCAGCTCAGGAAGGATCAAATGAAACCTGCTAATAAGTACGGGAACTACGGGAGCTACGGTAACAACCAGCCCGACAAAAACGCTGTCTCCTATCCGGGATGGAGCAGCTACGACAAGCATCACTTCAAGCCCGGCAAAAGGAAATATTACAAAcctgattattattatctgcAGAGAAGGCATCGCAGGGACCTTTACAGCAAATTGGAAACCATCATGAATGC GATGAACTTCGACGGCAGGGCGTGCGTGCTTCGAGCTCTCTGCGAGGCATCCCAGCGTCTCGTGCCGAAAGGGAACACCCTGGTCGAGGAGATGATACGGATATCGTTCTC GTTCCCTTTGAAGCGGCTGTTCACGTCGGAGCCGGAGGAGCACCATACGTACGGATCGGCTCATAAAGCGGGCCACGAGGGCCAAGATTGCGCCGGCATGTTCGCCGGATGCAGTTTCTCCCTCATCGACATGGCCCTCGGGAAATACGACGCGGCACGGACACGGGAGCCACGATTTCCGCCCGGATACGCCACGGCCACCGGCGCGGTCCGCTCTTCCGGGGAGTGGACGAGGTACAACATGAAATAA